One Sporichthya brevicatena genomic window carries:
- a CDS encoding LuxR C-terminal-related transcriptional regulator, whose product MSSSRVEFMRSRDPGAPWPGRGYLLPAGRREQLRALLGRVADLTGRDDLWDPALVVDYAAAHDVIAAGWEILLGALGTHPVGHPAGTNGSGAHLNGSTPALDDLIDLIRDLKAFDDDIRDERLELRDAALGRVREALAALRRIDATATLVNEAAVAVCSLGFDRAIVSRIDHGRWLPETVYVGRDARWAEEILAAGRENPVVLDENVPEWEMVRRGTALLISDAQQNPGVNRPIAETSLSRSYVAAPIVAHGSVVGFLHADCYYQKRNLDETDREVLAAFGEGLGYALARSAVLDRLNAVRVDLGNLVSGVTTALPVADWSLHRPLDPPSDPPASNGHAFLQTFLAPGEDGEAALTRREVEVLRRMAEGDTNARIARRLVISEGTVKTHVKHILRKLGASNRAEAVSRWVQLERQQRVPGE is encoded by the coding sequence GTGAGCAGCTCCCGCGTGGAGTTCATGCGCTCCCGGGACCCCGGCGCCCCGTGGCCCGGCCGTGGCTACCTGCTGCCCGCGGGTCGCCGCGAGCAGTTGCGCGCGCTGCTGGGCCGGGTCGCCGACCTGACCGGGCGCGACGACCTCTGGGACCCCGCGCTCGTCGTCGACTACGCCGCCGCGCACGACGTAATTGCCGCCGGGTGGGAGATCCTCCTCGGCGCACTCGGTACGCACCCGGTCGGTCACCCGGCCGGGACGAACGGGTCGGGTGCGCACCTCAACGGGTCGACGCCGGCGCTGGACGACCTGATCGACCTGATCCGCGACCTCAAGGCCTTCGACGACGACATCCGCGACGAGCGACTGGAGTTGCGTGACGCCGCTCTGGGCCGCGTTCGGGAGGCGCTGGCCGCCCTGCGCCGCATCGACGCGACGGCGACCCTGGTCAACGAGGCGGCGGTCGCGGTGTGCAGTCTCGGCTTCGACCGGGCGATCGTCTCGCGCATCGACCACGGCCGCTGGCTCCCGGAAACGGTCTACGTCGGCCGGGACGCGCGGTGGGCGGAGGAGATCCTCGCCGCCGGCCGGGAGAACCCCGTCGTGCTCGACGAGAACGTGCCGGAGTGGGAGATGGTGCGCCGGGGTACGGCGCTGCTGATCTCGGACGCCCAGCAGAACCCGGGTGTGAACCGGCCCATCGCGGAGACCTCCCTGTCCCGGTCCTACGTCGCGGCGCCGATCGTCGCGCACGGCAGCGTGGTCGGGTTCCTCCACGCCGACTGCTACTACCAGAAGCGCAACCTCGACGAGACCGACCGCGAGGTGCTGGCGGCCTTCGGCGAGGGCCTCGGGTACGCCCTCGCCCGCAGCGCCGTCCTGGACCGGCTCAACGCGGTTCGCGTCGACCTCGGCAACCTGGTCAGCGGAGTGACGACCGCGCTGCCCGTGGCGGACTGGTCGCTGCACCGGCCGCTCGATCCGCCGAGCGATCCGCCTGCCTCGAACGGACACGCGTTCCTGCAGACCTTCCTCGCGCCGGGCGAGGACGGCGAGGCCGCGCTGACCCGCCGTGAGGTCGAGGTGCTGCGCCGCATGGCCGAGGGCGACACCAACGCGCGCATCGCGCGGCGCCTGGTGATCTCCGAGGGCACCGTGAAGACCCACGTGAAGCACATCCTCCGCAAGCTCGGCGCCTCCAACCGCGCCGAGGCGGTCTCGCGATGGGTGCAGCTCGAGCGGCAGCAGCGGGTGCCGGGGGAGTAA
- a CDS encoding acetyl-CoA C-acyltransferase codes for MRDAVIVDAVRTPLGKRNGALAGVHPAELSSHVLTSLVERTGIDPVVVDDVVWGCVMQVNEQAMNVGRTAVLSAGWPETVTATTVDRACGSSQQAVHFAAAGLISGQYDVAVAGGVESMTRVPMFSSFAPGEPFGPSFNARYPGDAPNQGIGAEMMVERWGFSRTQLDQFALDSHAKAAAAQDSGAFDSQIVPVKAPDAEGNLQLVTTDEGVRRGGTLEALAGLKTVFRPEGGAITAGNSSQITDGASALLMMTSEKAKSLGLTPIARVHTAVLAGDDPVIMLTAPIPATQKALTKSGLKISDIGAFEVNEAFAPVPLAWLQELGADPAALNPNGGAIALGHPLGGSGARLMTTLVHHMKANGIRYGLQTMCEAGGMANATIVELL; via the coding sequence ATGCGCGATGCGGTCATCGTCGATGCAGTCCGTACCCCCCTCGGCAAGCGCAACGGCGCCCTCGCGGGCGTTCACCCCGCCGAGCTGTCCTCCCACGTCCTGACCTCCCTCGTCGAGCGCACCGGCATCGACCCCGTCGTCGTCGACGACGTGGTGTGGGGCTGCGTCATGCAGGTCAACGAGCAGGCCATGAACGTCGGCCGCACCGCCGTGCTCTCGGCCGGCTGGCCCGAGACGGTCACCGCCACCACCGTCGACCGCGCCTGCGGTTCCTCGCAGCAGGCCGTGCACTTCGCCGCGGCCGGCCTCATCTCCGGCCAGTACGACGTCGCCGTCGCCGGCGGTGTCGAGTCGATGACGCGCGTCCCGATGTTCTCCTCGTTCGCCCCCGGCGAGCCGTTCGGCCCGAGCTTCAACGCCCGCTACCCCGGCGACGCTCCGAACCAGGGCATCGGCGCCGAGATGATGGTCGAGCGCTGGGGCTTCAGCCGCACCCAGCTCGACCAGTTCGCGCTCGACTCGCACGCCAAGGCCGCGGCCGCGCAGGACTCCGGCGCGTTCGACTCCCAGATCGTCCCGGTCAAGGCTCCCGACGCCGAGGGCAACCTGCAGCTCGTCACCACCGACGAGGGCGTCCGCCGCGGCGGCACGCTGGAGGCACTGGCCGGTCTCAAGACGGTCTTCCGCCCCGAGGGTGGCGCGATCACCGCCGGCAACAGCTCGCAGATCACCGACGGCGCCTCGGCGCTGCTGATGATGACCTCCGAGAAGGCGAAGTCGCTCGGCCTCACCCCGATCGCCCGCGTCCACACCGCGGTGCTCGCCGGTGACGACCCGGTCATCATGCTCACCGCCCCGATCCCCGCGACCCAGAAGGCACTGACCAAGTCGGGCCTGAAGATCAGCGACATCGGCGCGTTCGAGGTCAACGAGGCGTTCGCCCCGGTCCCGCTCGCCTGGCTTCAGGAGCTCGGCGCCGACCCGGCCGCCCTCAACCCGAACGGTGGCGCGATCGCCCTCGGCCACCCGCTCGGTGGCTCCGGCGCCCGCCTCATGACCACCCTGGTCCACCACATGAAGGCCAACGGCATCCGGTACGGCCTGCAGACCATGTGCGAGGCCGGCGGCATGGCCAACGCCACGATCGTCGAGCTGCTCTGA
- a CDS encoding PRC-barrel domain-containing protein, with protein sequence MPDSSVLKGQPLVDADGETVGRIDDVYVDPGSGRAEFLEVRTSRFRRKRHLVPLTRINVAGGAVTVPYPREKIVEAPLRPRRELTADDEALLRDYWHLPAVKNRP encoded by the coding sequence ATGCCGGACAGCTCGGTGCTCAAGGGCCAGCCGCTGGTCGACGCCGACGGGGAGACCGTCGGCCGGATCGACGACGTCTACGTCGACCCGGGCTCGGGCCGGGCGGAGTTTCTCGAGGTGCGGACGAGCCGCTTCCGCCGGAAGCGGCACCTCGTCCCGCTGACGCGGATCAACGTCGCGGGCGGGGCGGTCACCGTGCCGTACCCCCGGGAGAAGATCGTCGAGGCCCCGCTGCGCCCGCGCCGCGAGCTCACCGCCGACGACGAGGCCCTGCTGCGCGACTACTGGCACCTGCCGGCCGTGAAGAACCGGCCGTGA
- a CDS encoding FAD-dependent oxidoreductase, which yields MADLKRDLELDVDMDVDVVVVGAGAAGLVTARELTARGLTVRLLERESYSGGRIRTEREGSDHYEHGGIFHTAGYRAFRALLGELGLAGDVVALPTAFSACVRVAEQWEHVDYGSLWGPVAFGALGWRDRLSVVRAAIPALLAKRAASRDLGDLVGLAHLDTRAASAGLTTRASTYFTAGPHEFLWGVPSEQISYAMLALQLHVFTGDLCELRGGASRWVEAVAADLDVRYGTAVERVEEDGAGVVVRTADGGSLRARAAVLACPADVSARLWPQAPAPVREHLTRTVYSRIDFVYLRTRDALTLRAGGRPVGMEVITPPEVAGRTVGGVYVANGWVRAGGLWLVTAANGAGAATKSDEQLADELQSDVEKLHPEMVGQVTGRRVVRHDPYTPTFTAGSVQRLRAARAALPGSRIDLAGDHMTAPWVEGAVRSGQLAAERVVRTLQGT from the coding sequence ATGGCTGACCTGAAGCGGGACCTGGAGCTGGACGTCGACATGGACGTCGACGTGGTGGTGGTCGGGGCCGGCGCGGCCGGACTCGTGACGGCGCGGGAACTGACGGCCCGTGGGCTGACGGTCCGTCTGTTGGAGCGCGAGTCGTACTCCGGGGGACGCATCCGAACGGAGCGGGAGGGCTCCGACCACTACGAGCACGGCGGCATCTTCCACACCGCCGGCTACCGCGCCTTCCGTGCCCTGCTCGGCGAACTCGGTCTGGCCGGCGACGTTGTCGCCCTGCCGACGGCGTTCTCCGCCTGCGTCCGCGTGGCGGAGCAGTGGGAGCACGTCGACTACGGGTCTCTGTGGGGTCCGGTCGCCTTCGGTGCGCTCGGGTGGCGCGACCGGCTGTCCGTCGTGCGCGCGGCGATCCCGGCCCTCCTCGCCAAGCGGGCGGCCTCGCGGGACCTGGGGGACCTGGTCGGACTGGCGCACCTGGACACCCGGGCCGCCTCGGCCGGTCTGACGACGCGAGCGTCGACCTACTTCACCGCGGGCCCCCACGAATTCCTCTGGGGCGTCCCGAGTGAGCAGATCTCCTACGCGATGCTCGCGCTGCAGCTGCACGTCTTCACCGGCGACCTCTGCGAGCTGCGCGGCGGGGCGAGCCGATGGGTCGAGGCGGTCGCGGCTGACCTGGACGTCCGGTACGGCACGGCGGTGGAGCGGGTGGAGGAGGACGGTGCCGGCGTCGTCGTCCGGACGGCGGACGGCGGGTCGCTCCGCGCCCGGGCGGCCGTGCTCGCCTGTCCCGCCGACGTCTCGGCCCGGTTGTGGCCGCAGGCCCCCGCGCCCGTCCGGGAGCACCTGACGCGCACGGTCTACTCGCGCATCGACTTCGTGTACCTCCGGACTCGTGACGCCCTGACCCTGCGGGCGGGCGGGCGGCCGGTGGGCATGGAGGTGATCACCCCGCCGGAGGTGGCCGGCCGGACGGTCGGCGGTGTCTACGTGGCGAACGGCTGGGTGCGCGCGGGCGGGCTGTGGCTCGTCACCGCCGCGAACGGTGCGGGCGCGGCCACGAAGAGCGACGAACAGCTCGCAGACGAACTGCAGAGCGACGTCGAGAAACTGCACCCCGAGATGGTGGGTCAGGTGACGGGGCGTCGGGTCGTACGCCACGACCCGTACACGCCGACGTTCACCGCCGGGTCGGTGCAACGCCTCCGTGCGGCCCGTGCGGCTCTGCCGGGGTCGCGCATCGACCTCGCCGGCGACCACATGACGGCGCCGTGGGTGGAGGGTGCCGTGCGCAGCGGGCAACTCGCTGCGGAGCGCGTCGTCCGCACCCTGCAGGGAACGTAG
- a CDS encoding SDR family NAD(P)-dependent oxidoreductase, translated as MHDLTGRTVVVTGGNSGIGLSLAAGAARAGADVAIWGRNKSRNAGAAAMLAVHGRRVLPVRCDVGDEGEVATAMQETLAEFGRLDCFFANAGMHAAAPIQDMAFEDWREVMRVNLDGAFLTTREAARVFIEQGTGGSMVVVSSTISRYGGAGQASYAASKTALIGLGRTLAVELARHRVRCNILIPGWTRTPLNAQAQASEKFMTATTARTPVRRWADPEEFEAVAPFLADPGLTFHTGNEIVVDGGYTIF; from the coding sequence GTGCACGATCTGACCGGCCGGACCGTCGTCGTCACCGGCGGCAACTCCGGCATCGGGCTCTCCCTCGCGGCCGGAGCGGCGCGCGCCGGGGCGGACGTGGCGATCTGGGGCCGCAACAAGTCCCGGAACGCGGGCGCTGCGGCCATGCTCGCGGTGCACGGACGCCGCGTGCTGCCCGTCCGCTGCGACGTCGGCGACGAGGGCGAGGTCGCGACCGCCATGCAGGAGACGCTGGCCGAGTTCGGCCGGCTCGACTGCTTCTTCGCCAACGCCGGTATGCACGCCGCGGCGCCCATCCAGGACATGGCCTTCGAGGACTGGCGCGAGGTGATGCGCGTGAACCTCGACGGCGCGTTCCTCACCACGCGTGAGGCCGCGCGCGTCTTCATCGAGCAGGGGACCGGTGGCTCGATGGTCGTGGTCTCCTCGACGATCTCGCGCTACGGCGGCGCGGGTCAGGCGTCCTACGCCGCCAGCAAGACCGCGCTGATCGGTCTGGGCCGCACGCTGGCGGTCGAGCTCGCGCGCCACCGGGTCCGGTGCAACATCCTGATCCCGGGCTGGACCCGGACACCGCTGAACGCCCAGGCCCAGGCCAGCGAGAAGTTCATGACCGCGACGACGGCCCGCACGCCGGTGCGACGCTGGGCCGACCCCGAGGAGTTCGAGGCGGTCGCCCCGTTCCTCGCGGACCCCGGCCTGACCTTCCACACCGGCAACGAGATCGTCGTCGACGGCGGCTACACGATCTTCTGA
- a CDS encoding NAD(P)/FAD-dependent oxidoreductase: MRNSRLVVVGASLAGLRAIEAARRSGYDGPITLIGNEPHLPYDRPPLSKAFLDADEDENGAPVVPTFRDEATLRDEMNVDLRLGAPATALAPAGQVVLLDGDAVPYTQLIIATGGDARNLPGGESLEGVHVLRTLDDALAVRKALDAGARTVVIGAGFIGSEVASAARKRGLECTVLEALPVPLVRSVGPETGKVAAELHRKYGTDLRCGIGVKALEGSTRVEKVVLDDGTVIEADLVVVGIGVRPSTGWLESSGIALHERDGGILCDEFLRTSLPGVYAAGDVAHFPNPLFDGEMMRVEQWTNAAEQGALAAKNALFPDEAKPSQAVPYFWSDWYESRIQFVGIPHSEEVRVVSEELGEEKFLALYRRGDRLGGVLTIDRQNQIMKYKRMIAQRASWSEALEFAGITG, from the coding sequence GTGCGGAACTCCCGACTCGTCGTCGTCGGCGCCTCTCTGGCTGGTCTGCGGGCCATCGAGGCCGCACGCCGATCCGGCTATGACGGCCCCATCACGCTGATCGGCAACGAGCCGCATCTGCCCTACGACCGGCCCCCGTTGTCCAAGGCGTTCCTCGACGCCGACGAGGACGAGAACGGCGCGCCGGTGGTGCCGACGTTCCGCGACGAGGCCACGCTCCGCGACGAGATGAACGTCGACCTGCGGCTGGGGGCGCCGGCCACGGCACTCGCGCCCGCCGGCCAGGTCGTCCTCCTCGACGGCGACGCCGTTCCCTACACCCAGCTGATTATTGCCACGGGTGGCGATGCCCGGAACCTGCCCGGTGGCGAGTCGCTCGAGGGCGTCCACGTGCTGCGGACCCTCGACGACGCCCTCGCCGTCCGCAAGGCGCTCGACGCGGGCGCGCGGACCGTCGTCATCGGCGCCGGCTTCATCGGCAGCGAGGTGGCTTCCGCCGCGCGCAAGCGCGGGCTGGAGTGCACCGTGCTCGAGGCGCTGCCGGTCCCGCTCGTCCGGTCGGTCGGGCCCGAGACCGGCAAGGTCGCGGCCGAACTCCACCGCAAGTACGGCACCGACCTGCGCTGCGGGATCGGCGTCAAGGCGCTCGAGGGCTCGACGCGCGTCGAGAAGGTCGTGCTCGACGACGGCACGGTCATCGAGGCCGACCTGGTCGTCGTCGGCATCGGCGTCCGCCCGTCCACGGGCTGGCTGGAGAGCTCCGGCATCGCGCTGCACGAGCGCGACGGCGGGATCCTCTGCGACGAGTTCCTGCGTACCAGCCTGCCCGGCGTCTATGCCGCGGGCGACGTCGCGCACTTCCCGAACCCGCTCTTCGACGGCGAGATGATGCGCGTCGAGCAGTGGACCAACGCGGCCGAGCAGGGCGCCCTGGCGGCCAAGAACGCGCTGTTCCCCGACGAGGCCAAGCCCTCGCAGGCCGTGCCGTACTTCTGGTCGGACTGGTACGAGTCCCGGATTCAGTTCGTCGGGATCCCGCACTCCGAGGAGGTCCGCGTGGTCTCCGAGGAACTGGGCGAGGAGAAGTTCCTCGCGCTCTACCGGCGCGGCGACCGGCTCGGTGGCGTGCTCACCATCGACCGGCAGAACCAGATCATGAAGTACAAGCGCATGATCGCCCAGCGGGCGTCCTGGTCGGAGGCCCTGGAGTTCGCCGGCATCACCGGCTGA
- a CDS encoding enoyl-CoA hydratase/isomerase family protein: protein MAPLRIERDGPLAVLTIANPPLNLWDATTGPAFVAALDTLDADPPRGLLVRAEGRVFTGGVDVHLFSGLDAERGTALARELLGIADRIAALPYPTVLAAHALCLTWGFELALACDLLLAAEGAQFALVEQIVGLSPFMGGPQRLALRVGPARAKEFVYTGDRYDAATLESWGVVNRVLPADNFDATAREVARWLANGPTRAHAMTKHLIDTACSAGAPAATAITADLAGALFETADTRNAVASFLADGPGKATHSGR from the coding sequence ATGGCTCCCCTCCGGATCGAGCGGGACGGGCCGCTGGCCGTTCTGACCATCGCCAACCCGCCGCTCAACCTGTGGGACGCCACGACGGGGCCCGCGTTCGTCGCGGCCCTCGACACGCTCGACGCCGACCCTCCGCGTGGACTCCTGGTCCGCGCGGAGGGTCGCGTGTTCACCGGGGGTGTCGACGTCCACCTGTTCTCGGGGTTGGACGCCGAACGCGGCACCGCCCTCGCGCGCGAACTCCTCGGCATCGCCGACCGGATCGCCGCGCTCCCGTACCCGACGGTCCTGGCCGCGCACGCCCTCTGCCTGACGTGGGGCTTCGAACTCGCCCTGGCCTGCGACCTCCTCCTCGCCGCCGAGGGCGCGCAGTTCGCCCTGGTCGAGCAGATCGTCGGCCTCAGCCCGTTCATGGGCGGGCCCCAGCGCCTCGCCCTGCGCGTCGGCCCGGCGCGGGCGAAGGAGTTCGTCTACACCGGCGACCGCTACGACGCCGCGACGCTCGAGTCGTGGGGCGTGGTGAACCGCGTCCTGCCCGCCGACAACTTCGACGCGACCGCACGCGAGGTCGCCCGCTGGCTCGCGAACGGACCCACCCGGGCGCACGCGATGACCAAGCACCTGATCGACACCGCCTGCTCCGCCGGTGCACCCGCCGCCACCGCGATCACGGCCGACCTCGCCGGCGCCCTGTTCGAGACCGCGGACACCCGCAACGCGGTCGCCTCGTTCCTGGCCGACGGCCCCGGGAAGGCGACCCACTCCGGGCGGTGA
- a CDS encoding ferredoxin, protein MPRIVVDYNKCTGLGMCEAEAPDLFEVQDDGSLKVLNDTPGSDELAAAQAAVDACPTEALTLVED, encoded by the coding sequence ATGCCACGCATCGTGGTCGACTACAACAAGTGCACCGGCCTCGGCATGTGCGAGGCCGAGGCGCCTGACCTGTTCGAGGTCCAGGACGACGGCAGCCTGAAGGTGCTCAACGACACCCCGGGTTCCGACGAGCTCGCGGCGGCGCAGGCGGCGGTCGACGCGTGCCCGACCGAGGCCCTGACTCTGGTGGAGGACTAA
- a CDS encoding MarR family transcriptional regulator, with product MAEDSDAIGWMRARWEARGAPAPAQFAALFSVMRAAALMTEEVDRVLKEQGLTRTGYMVMITLQASDGASRPLGQLSKRLLVHPTTVTMVIDQLENAGLVARRPHPTDRRTVLAELTPEGDETATRASKALAAVGFGLPGVDDATADRITADLRAVRRGLGDTK from the coding sequence GTGGCCGAGGATTCCGACGCGATCGGGTGGATGCGCGCGCGGTGGGAGGCCCGTGGGGCGCCGGCTCCCGCTCAGTTCGCCGCCTTGTTCTCGGTGATGCGGGCCGCGGCGTTGATGACCGAGGAGGTCGACCGCGTCCTCAAGGAGCAGGGCCTGACGCGTACCGGCTACATGGTGATGATCACGCTGCAGGCGTCTGACGGGGCGTCACGTCCGCTCGGACAGCTGTCGAAGCGGCTGCTCGTCCACCCGACCACGGTCACGATGGTCATCGACCAGCTCGAGAACGCGGGCCTGGTGGCGCGGCGGCCGCACCCGACGGACCGGCGGACGGTGCTCGCCGAGCTCACTCCCGAGGGGGACGAGACGGCCACCCGCGCGAGCAAGGCGCTGGCGGCCGTAGGGTTCGGCCTGCCCGGTGTCGACGACGCGACCGCCGACCGGATCACCGCGGACCTCCGCGCGGTGCGCCGCGGCCTGGGTGACACCAAGTAG
- a CDS encoding NAD(P)-dependent oxidoreductase — protein sequence MGTASSQKLAGRTIVMSGGSRGIGLAILVAAAREGANVVFLAKTDQPDPRLPGTVHTAVAEIEAAGGKAVAVVGDVRNEEDVQRAVDTAVETFGGIDICVNNASALNLTGTEELPVKRFDLMQQINTRGTFVLSKACVPHLKRSDAGQILTLSPPISLAPRWLGPHPAYTLSKYGMTLLTLGFAAEFESDGIAANCLWPRTTIATAAVINLIPGAADASRSPEIMGDAAVAIFTGPRRSGECLIDDDVLAAAGVTDLSKYGAGPDFAPDLFVDPVS from the coding sequence TTGGGTACGGCATCGTCCCAGAAGCTGGCCGGCCGCACGATCGTCATGTCGGGCGGCAGCCGTGGCATCGGCCTGGCGATTCTGGTCGCCGCCGCGCGCGAGGGCGCGAACGTGGTCTTCCTCGCGAAGACCGACCAGCCGGATCCCCGGCTGCCCGGCACCGTGCACACCGCGGTCGCCGAGATCGAGGCGGCGGGCGGGAAGGCCGTCGCGGTGGTGGGCGACGTGCGCAACGAGGAGGACGTCCAGCGCGCGGTCGACACCGCCGTCGAGACGTTCGGCGGCATCGACATCTGCGTCAACAACGCCAGCGCGCTCAACCTGACCGGGACCGAGGAGCTGCCGGTCAAGCGCTTCGACCTGATGCAGCAGATCAACACCCGCGGCACCTTCGTCCTGTCGAAGGCGTGCGTCCCGCATCTCAAGCGCTCCGACGCGGGGCAGATCCTGACGCTGTCGCCGCCGATCAGCCTGGCGCCGCGCTGGCTCGGCCCGCACCCGGCCTACACGCTCTCCAAGTACGGCATGACGCTGCTGACGCTGGGTTTCGCGGCCGAGTTCGAGTCCGACGGCATCGCGGCGAACTGCCTGTGGCCGCGCACGACCATCGCGACGGCCGCGGTGATCAACCTGATTCCGGGCGCCGCGGACGCCTCCCGCTCGCCCGAGATCATGGGCGACGCGGCGGTCGCGATCTTCACCGGTCCACGGCGGTCCGGGGAGTGCCTGATCGACGACGACGTCCTGGCCGCGGCCGGGGTCACCGATCTGTCGAAGTACGGCGCCGGCCCCGATTTCGCCCCGGACCTGTTCGTCGACCCCGTGAGCTGA
- a CDS encoding ABC transporter substrate-binding protein encodes MRRAKKHGLLAALPLVVSAALVLSACGGGSGSDENAAQQEPAAALDTAAEAAPAPDVSGAAPVDTGTAEGVADAGLAPVDATGAAPVADAAKSGSRAKTNAKSESGKTKAATTEVGDTAGLTGIDNAAQRAANAKIAAQKNGATDMGVTKDSIKLGTVSMHGVALGNLIVNPMLNGTKATFASINDRGGVLGRRLSLVDCDDGPGEVSRSKACIKKLVGQDKVFALLGYLSWASASVHSDLAQYRLPAVGTWAYSQTEWQDPYMFPTHMSMIHEAMANAQWVKNVVKPKTYGLICLTSPEMQLSCDAVKKVLDASGAQLVKRMDVGISETSMSAQVLAMRAANPDTIVHYVINPATIVKFMVEAAQQGYYPPKGISGNHLAAEVLGQLFGKHPAGRYWTNTTYKLWGSEFMAVMNKYARGNKGLNHHIVQANYVGALVFERAAKAVGPNLTRERLMAQLSNGDVYASDASLDQRFSYSKAERGGSQENQTWNRNYGQGREFMYKYNTTNTASNPDGSPNGWQPDPDQFIIYTDK; translated from the coding sequence ATGCGCAGAGCGAAGAAGCACGGTCTGCTCGCGGCCCTTCCCCTCGTCGTCAGCGCGGCGCTGGTGCTGAGCGCGTGCGGCGGCGGTTCCGGCAGCGACGAGAACGCCGCCCAGCAGGAGCCGGCCGCCGCCCTCGACACCGCTGCCGAGGCCGCGCCCGCACCGGACGTCAGTGGGGCCGCGCCGGTCGACACGGGGACCGCGGAGGGAGTGGCGGACGCCGGTCTCGCTCCGGTCGACGCCACCGGCGCCGCCCCCGTCGCCGACGCCGCGAAGTCGGGCTCCAGGGCGAAGACCAATGCGAAGTCCGAGAGCGGGAAGACCAAGGCCGCCACGACCGAGGTCGGGGACACCGCCGGCCTGACGGGCATCGACAACGCCGCGCAGCGGGCGGCGAACGCGAAGATCGCGGCGCAGAAGAACGGCGCCACGGACATGGGCGTCACCAAGGACTCGATCAAGTTGGGCACGGTGTCGATGCACGGCGTCGCCCTCGGCAACCTGATCGTGAACCCGATGCTCAACGGGACGAAGGCGACGTTCGCCTCGATCAACGACCGCGGCGGCGTCCTCGGCCGGCGGCTCTCCCTGGTCGACTGCGACGACGGCCCGGGCGAGGTCTCGCGGTCGAAGGCCTGCATCAAGAAGCTGGTCGGGCAGGACAAGGTCTTCGCGCTGCTCGGCTACCTGAGTTGGGCCAGCGCCTCGGTGCACTCCGACCTCGCGCAGTACCGGCTGCCGGCCGTCGGGACGTGGGCGTACTCCCAGACCGAGTGGCAGGACCCGTACATGTTCCCGACCCACATGTCGATGATCCACGAGGCGATGGCCAACGCGCAGTGGGTGAAGAACGTCGTCAAGCCGAAGACCTACGGCCTGATCTGCCTGACCAGCCCGGAGATGCAGCTCTCCTGCGACGCGGTGAAGAAGGTCCTCGACGCCTCGGGTGCGCAGCTCGTCAAGCGGATGGACGTCGGAATCTCGGAGACGTCGATGTCGGCGCAGGTGCTCGCGATGCGCGCGGCGAACCCGGACACGATCGTGCACTACGTGATCAACCCCGCGACGATCGTCAAGTTCATGGTCGAGGCCGCGCAGCAGGGCTACTACCCGCCGAAGGGGATCTCGGGCAACCACCTCGCGGCCGAGGTCCTGGGCCAGCTGTTCGGCAAGCACCCGGCCGGTCGGTACTGGACGAACACGACCTACAAGCTGTGGGGCTCGGAGTTCATGGCCGTGATGAACAAGTACGCCCGCGGCAACAAGGGTCTGAACCACCACATCGTCCAGGCCAACTACGTCGGCGCCCTGGTCTTCGAGCGGGCGGCCAAGGCCGTGGGTCCGAACCTGACGCGCGAGCGGTTGATGGCGCAGCTGAGCAACGGGGACGTGTACGCCTCGGACGCCTCGCTGGACCAGCGGTTCTCGTACTCCAAGGCCGAACGCGGCGGGTCGCAGGAGAACCAGACCTGGAACCGGAACTACGGGCAGGGCCGCGAGTTCATGTACAAGTACAACACCACGAACACGGCCTCGAACCCCGACGGGTCGCCGAACGGCTGGCAGCCGGACCCGGACCAGTTCATCATCTACACGGACAAGTGA